A DNA window from Vigna angularis cultivar LongXiaoDou No.4 chromosome 1, ASM1680809v1, whole genome shotgun sequence contains the following coding sequences:
- the LOC108327350 gene encoding ethylene-responsive transcription factor ERN2, with the protein MRALANAAMHHRSNVKESIMKGKMANKRKRWECEGGEKKSEEGKTEWEKLREEAASMAAAILGARRANKRYIGVRQRPSGRWVAEIKDTIQNIRLWLGTYDNAEDAARAYDEAARLLRGANTRTNFFPSQSSPYVSALPPKIAKLLFHRLKARNFESCTRFPSNHYDQETKVEPQPQSQPQPEPEPKLYLQTEEPHYENFVDMEVNGIVEESYHGASYSSSAMTTCDYSCGTNEDDCNQKGSGEDFSFGYNFAENVYDEEKKIVSGKGEFEGCDFQFLDSGGSLSYSFCPFEIAEEMVGAIEENKYYDVDDSALGRETFMMKYERKFSACFYTLTGVSECLRLQVGQENGKELENFLGW; encoded by the coding sequence ATGCGTGCACTGGCCAATGCTGCAATGCACCACCGATCGAACGTAAAAGAAAGCATCATGAAGGGGAAAATGGCAAACAAGAGAAAAAGATGGGAATGTGAAGGAGGGGAAAAGAAGAGTGAAGAAGGGAAGACAGAATGGGAAAAACTGAGGGAAGAAGCAGCTTCAATGGCTGCTGCTATTCTTGGAGCTAGAAGAGCTAACAAACGTTACATTGGGGTGAGACAAAGACCCTCAGGGCGATGGGTGGCTGAAATCAAAGACACCATTCAGAACATTAGACTTTGGTTAGGCACTTACGACAATGCTGAAGATGCTGCAAGAGCTTATGATGAAGCAGCACGTTTGCTTCGTGGTGCCAACACTCGCACAAACTTCTTTCCTTCCCAATCTTCTCCTTATGTTTCTGCTCTTCCTCCAAAGATTGCCAAACTCCTCTTTCATAGACTCAAAGCTAGAAACTTTGAATCATGTACTCGTTTTCCGAGTAACCACTATGATCAAGAAACCAAAGTAGAACCTCAACCTCAATCTCAGCCTCAACCAGAACCAGAACCTAAATTATATCTCCAAACAGAAGAACCCCACTACGAGAATTTTGTAGACATGGAAGTAAATGGGATTGTTGAAGAAAGTTATCATGGTGCTAGTTATAGTTCTTCTGCCATGACTACTTGTGACTATAGCTGTGGAACTAATGAAGACGATTGTAACCAGAAGGGTAGCGGGGAAGATTTCAGCTTCGGTTATAATTTTGCTGAGAATGTTTatgatgaagagaagaagatTGTGAGTGGTAAAGGAGAGTTTGAAGGTTGTGATTTTCAGTTTTTGGACTCTGGTGGATCACTGAGTTACTCTTTTTGTCCGTTTGAGATAGCAGAAGAGATGGTGGGAGCGATAGAGGAAAACAAATATTACGATGTTGATGATTCAGCGTTAGGCAGAGAAACTTTTATGATGAAGTATGAACGTAAATTCTCTGCTTGTTTTTACACCTTAACAGGGGTGTCTGAGTGTTTGAGGCTACAAGTTGGACAAGAAAATGGAAAGGAATTGGAAAATTTTTTAGGATGGTAA